In Solenopsis invicta isolate M01_SB chromosome 13, UNIL_Sinv_3.0, whole genome shotgun sequence, one DNA window encodes the following:
- the LOC113004406 gene encoding uncharacterized protein LOC113004406 codes for MVVFWNFFEFGLSIFHEALIFDRVVVPIYHVRHAIPRTEVVYQNTRVLYFHFFPWLCPPILILPSVDECLGRNAAVRRPIVLQEKSIVSLYDSIVDVNNGLNCP; via the exons ATGGTGGTGTTTTGGAATTTCTTTGAATTCGGCCTATCGATTTTCCATGAGGCCTTGATCTTTGACCGTGTCGTAGTACCGATCTATCACGTTCGGCACGCAATACCTAGAACCGAAGTGGTTTATCAAAATACTCGAGTcttgtattttcattttttcccTTGGCTTTGTCCTCCAATACTTATTCTTCCAAGCGTGGATGAATGCTTGGGCAGAAATGCTGCGGTTCGCAGACCGATTGTTTTACAAG AAAAATCCATTGTCTCGTTATACGATTCCATAGTCGACGTGAACAACGGATTAAACTGTCCTTGA